A section of the Microbacterium sp. MM2322 genome encodes:
- a CDS encoding DNA topoisomerase IV subunit A: protein MASRTPPPPPAVERIEDVDLADEMQGSFLEYAYSVIYSRALPDARDGLKPVQRRILFQMSEMGLRPDRGHVKSARVVGDVMGKLHPHGDSAIYDALVRLAQDFALRVPLVDGHGNFGSLDDGPAAARYTEARLAASALALTENLDEDVVDFIPNYDGQFQQPEVLSAAFPNLLVNGATGIAVGMATNMAPHNLIEVVSAAIHLLENPGATLDELMEFVPGPDLPGGGVIVGLDGIKEAYQSGRGSFRTRAKVSIEPLGPRRTGIVVTELPYMVGPERVMEKIRDAVSSKKLTGISDLTDLTDRNHGLRLVIGIKTGFDPNAVLEQLYRLTPLEDSFGINNVALVGGQPQTLGLKDLLQVYLDHRLQVVTRRSRYRLARKQERLHLVEGLLIAILDIDEVIQVIRTSDDGEQARARLMDVFDLSQLQAEYILELRLRRLTKFSRVELEAERDALKADIAALEELLGSEVLLRRQVSTELDAAADAFGTPRRTLLMNGGPVAPRGRAAAPADLQIADAPCRVYLSATGRMVRAELVADAPGGGVVPPARRSKHDAIRSWVNGTTRGDLGAVTTLGRLVRFTPVDLPSVPANSVQLAAGTRADQYLGLGVHEHVVAIVPLTGDAPIALGTSQGVVKRVAATELPPGKPDVEIISLKPGDAVVGAALAADGAELVFVSSDAQLLRFDASAVRPQGRSAGGMAGIRLSDGARVIAFTALTATDETVVATIAGSTAALPGTDAGSGKVSLFTEFPAKGRATGGVRAQRFLRGEDALTLAWVGDDLRAVGTDGAVRQLPEVGAKRDASGQPLDAVIGAIGTVVA, encoded by the coding sequence ATGGCATCGCGCACTCCCCCTCCCCCGCCCGCCGTTGAACGCATCGAGGACGTCGACCTCGCCGACGAGATGCAGGGCTCGTTCCTGGAATACGCGTACTCGGTCATCTACTCGCGCGCCCTCCCCGACGCGCGCGACGGGCTGAAGCCGGTCCAGCGCCGCATCCTGTTCCAGATGTCGGAGATGGGGCTGCGCCCCGATCGCGGTCACGTCAAGAGCGCGCGCGTCGTCGGCGATGTGATGGGCAAGCTCCACCCCCACGGCGACTCCGCGATCTACGACGCTCTCGTGAGACTCGCGCAGGACTTCGCGCTCCGGGTGCCGCTCGTCGACGGGCACGGCAACTTCGGCTCGCTCGACGACGGGCCCGCGGCGGCACGGTACACCGAGGCGCGGCTCGCGGCATCCGCTCTGGCTCTCACGGAGAACCTCGACGAGGACGTCGTCGACTTCATCCCGAACTACGACGGCCAGTTCCAGCAGCCCGAGGTGCTTTCGGCGGCATTTCCCAACCTTCTCGTCAACGGCGCCACGGGTATCGCCGTCGGCATGGCGACCAACATGGCGCCGCACAACCTCATCGAGGTGGTGTCCGCCGCGATCCACCTGCTCGAGAACCCCGGCGCAACGCTCGACGAGCTCATGGAGTTCGTTCCCGGTCCCGATCTGCCCGGCGGCGGCGTCATCGTGGGTCTCGACGGGATCAAAGAGGCCTACCAGAGCGGCCGCGGTTCCTTCCGGACCCGCGCGAAGGTATCGATCGAACCGCTCGGCCCGCGCCGGACCGGCATCGTGGTCACCGAGCTCCCCTACATGGTCGGGCCCGAGCGCGTCATGGAGAAGATCCGCGACGCGGTGTCGTCGAAGAAGCTCACGGGCATCTCCGATCTCACCGATCTGACCGACCGCAACCACGGGCTGCGGCTGGTCATCGGCATCAAGACCGGCTTCGACCCGAACGCCGTGCTCGAGCAGCTCTACCGACTCACGCCCCTCGAAGACTCGTTCGGCATCAACAACGTCGCACTCGTGGGCGGCCAGCCGCAGACACTCGGGCTCAAGGACCTTCTGCAGGTCTACCTCGACCACCGCCTCCAGGTGGTGACCCGGCGCAGCCGCTACCGTCTGGCACGCAAGCAGGAGCGGCTCCACCTGGTCGAGGGGCTCCTCATCGCGATCCTCGACATCGACGAGGTCATCCAGGTCATCCGCACCTCCGACGACGGCGAGCAGGCGCGCGCCCGCCTCATGGACGTGTTCGATCTGTCACAGCTGCAGGCTGAGTACATCCTCGAACTGCGTCTGCGGCGGCTCACGAAGTTCTCGCGTGTCGAACTCGAGGCCGAGCGCGACGCGCTGAAGGCGGATATCGCCGCTCTCGAAGAGCTCCTCGGGAGCGAGGTGCTCCTGCGCCGCCAGGTGTCGACAGAGTTGGATGCCGCGGCTGACGCCTTCGGCACGCCCCGGCGCACTCTCCTCATGAACGGCGGACCGGTGGCGCCCCGCGGCCGCGCTGCCGCTCCCGCCGATCTTCAGATCGCCGACGCCCCCTGCCGCGTGTACCTGTCGGCGACCGGACGAATGGTCCGCGCCGAGCTCGTCGCCGACGCCCCCGGCGGCGGAGTCGTCCCTCCGGCGCGCCGGTCGAAGCACGACGCCATCCGCTCGTGGGTGAACGGGACCACGCGCGGCGACCTCGGCGCCGTGACCACCCTGGGGCGCCTCGTCCGCTTCACGCCTGTCGATCTGCCCTCTGTACCGGCGAACTCCGTGCAGCTCGCCGCCGGAACCCGCGCGGACCAGTACCTCGGACTCGGCGTCCACGAGCACGTCGTCGCGATCGTCCCGCTCACGGGGGATGCGCCGATCGCCCTGGGCACGTCGCAGGGTGTCGTGAAGCGCGTCGCGGCGACCGAATTGCCCCCCGGCAAGCCTGATGTCGAGATCATCTCCCTGAAGCCGGGCGACGCGGTGGTCGGCGCAGCCCTCGCCGCCGATGGCGCCGAGCTGGTGTTCGTGTCGAGCGACGCGCAGCTTCTGCGATTCGACGCTTCCGCCGTGCGACCACAGGGTCGCTCCGCGGGCGGCATGGCCGGCATCCGACTGTCGGACGGCGCCCGCGTCATCGCGTTCACCGCTCTCACGGCGACGGACGAGACGGTCGTGGCGACGATCGCCGGTTCGACGGCCGCCCTCCCCGGAACGGATGCCGGATCGGGCAAGGTCTCGCTGTTCACCGAGTTCCCCGCGAAGGGCCGGGCGACCGGCGGGGTGCGGGCACAGAGGTTCCTCCGCGGCGAGGACGCGCTGACGTTGGCCTGGGTGGGCGACGACCTTCGCGCGGTGGGGACCGACGGCGCCGTGCGCCAGCTTCCTGAGGTGGGGGCAAAACGGGATGCGTCCGGACAACCGCTCGACGCGGTGATCGGCGCCATCGGCACCGTCGTGGCCTGA
- a CDS encoding DUF3093 domain-containing protein has translation MHNTDRTVPSSYRERLSPSLWLLVSAAVCAPMAAVVFSPIDTTLALVIGLAVGIVIVSSLIIAAPVVAVRDGVLHVGRAHIDVADLGDPEIFTGDAARSARGGDLRADDWHLIRGGIDGIVRVPVSDDDDPAARWVFSSRTPDRVAAMITRAQRGRQSRS, from the coding sequence ATGCACAACACCGACCGCACCGTCCCGTCCTCGTACCGCGAGCGGTTGAGCCCATCGCTGTGGCTTCTGGTCAGCGCTGCGGTCTGCGCGCCCATGGCGGCCGTGGTGTTCTCGCCGATCGACACGACGCTCGCCCTGGTGATCGGGCTTGCCGTGGGCATCGTGATCGTGTCCTCGCTGATCATCGCGGCGCCCGTCGTCGCGGTTCGTGACGGCGTCCTGCACGTGGGACGCGCCCACATCGACGTCGCGGACCTCGGCGATCCTGAGATCTTCACGGGCGACGCCGCACGCTCGGCGCGGGGTGGCGACCTGCGCGCCGACGATTGGCACCTGATCCGGGGCGGGATCGACGGTATCGTTCGGGTCCCCGTGTCAGACGACGACGACCCCGCGGCGCGGTGGGTGTTCTCGTCCCGCACACCCGATCGGGTGGCGGCGATGATCACCCGCGCACAGCGGGGTCGTCAGTCTCGCAGCTGA
- a CDS encoding DUF3710 domain-containing protein: MSDELAPKSAPINRSENGPYDEAEANPVRPYIDLGGVKVLPREGLNLRLEVEEQTKRIVAVGLDYAGSTLQVQPFAAPRSSGLWEETREQIREQVRQQGGRVEEREGPLGPELLAEVPVAGADGAAGKRLARFVGVDGPRWFLRGVIGGAAASDVAAAEQVEDLFRSIVVVRGTTPMPPRDLIPLKMPASPGSA, encoded by the coding sequence ATGAGCGACGAGCTCGCACCCAAGTCGGCACCGATCAATCGGTCCGAGAACGGCCCCTACGACGAGGCGGAGGCGAACCCCGTCCGGCCCTACATCGACCTCGGCGGAGTGAAGGTCCTCCCGCGCGAAGGGCTGAACCTGCGGCTCGAAGTCGAGGAGCAGACGAAACGGATCGTTGCCGTCGGCCTCGACTACGCAGGATCCACCCTTCAGGTGCAGCCTTTCGCTGCTCCCCGCTCGAGCGGTCTCTGGGAAGAGACCCGTGAACAGATCCGCGAACAGGTGCGCCAGCAGGGCGGGCGCGTGGAAGAGCGCGAAGGCCCCCTCGGCCCTGAGCTCCTGGCCGAGGTTCCCGTGGCGGGCGCGGACGGCGCGGCGGGCAAGCGCCTCGCACGCTTCGTCGGTGTCGACGGTCCGCGCTGGTTCCTGCGCGGTGTGATCGGCGGCGCGGCGGCGAGTGACGTCGCGGCGGCGGAGCAGGTCGAGGATCTGTTCCGCTCGATCGTCGTGGTTCGCGGGACGACGCCGATGCCGCCGCGCGACCTCATCCCTCTCAAGATGCCCGCTTCCCCCGGCAGCGCATGA
- a CDS encoding LON peptidase substrate-binding domain-containing protein, with amino-acid sequence MDAVPMFPLGSVLFPHTPLALRIFEPRYLTMVGRLLDEDDPSFGVVLIERGLEAGGGDERSALGTLARIVKVEADSADLFVIAVGGERITVDRWRADDPHPIADVTPVAPLTWDEGIAPLRREAERVVRRVATLASVLDEARWDPDTEISDDPVESAWQLAAIAPLGDYDRFRLLGATSLRELLTMLMDFCLDEAPVLIARAADTVDPGDEEA; translated from the coding sequence ATGGACGCCGTTCCGATGTTCCCGCTGGGGAGTGTGCTCTTCCCGCACACGCCGCTCGCGCTGCGGATCTTCGAGCCTCGTTACCTGACCATGGTGGGTCGGCTGCTCGATGAGGACGACCCCTCGTTCGGTGTCGTCCTCATCGAGCGTGGTCTGGAGGCCGGCGGGGGAGACGAGCGTTCGGCGCTCGGGACATTGGCGCGCATCGTCAAAGTGGAGGCCGACAGTGCGGATCTGTTCGTGATCGCCGTCGGCGGCGAGCGGATCACGGTCGACCGCTGGCGTGCAGACGACCCGCATCCGATCGCCGACGTGACTCCGGTCGCGCCGCTGACCTGGGATGAAGGGATCGCTCCGCTCCGGCGCGAGGCGGAACGCGTCGTGCGGCGAGTCGCGACGCTGGCATCGGTCCTCGACGAAGCGCGGTGGGATCCCGACACCGAGATCTCGGACGACCCCGTCGAATCGGCATGGCAGCTGGCCGCCATCGCGCCGCTCGGTGACTACGACCGGTTCCGCCTCCTCGGCGCCACGAGCCTGCGCGAACTCCTCACCATGCTGATGGACTTCTGCCTCGATGAGGCACCGGTCCTCATCGCCCGCGCGGCCGACACGGTGGATCCGGGTGACGAGGAAGCCTGA
- a CDS encoding DUF4166 domain-containing protein: MTSLFRAALGADFDSLHPQLQRRFDIGLEKGTACVGRGIMSEIRRGPWWTVPFLQIGRLRNILVPDVGIDVPFVIANYPYRDPFGRETVTFVREYRVGGRQRRFDATMVAGPGGIVDYLGTHQHLAVDLDLSAEPDGSLLLRSGAQRFHEGLFSFRFPMAFSGSATLRERYDDADGRFHVDLRVENTRLGFLFGYRGSFTCEWLPASDSPERYKPRRHEQRL, encoded by the coding sequence ATGACCTCGCTCTTCCGCGCTGCCCTGGGTGCCGACTTCGACTCGTTGCACCCACAACTGCAACGTCGGTTCGACATCGGCCTCGAGAAAGGGACTGCATGCGTCGGCCGCGGAATCATGTCCGAGATCCGACGAGGGCCGTGGTGGACGGTCCCCTTCCTGCAGATCGGACGTCTGCGGAACATTCTCGTCCCCGATGTCGGGATCGACGTGCCCTTCGTGATCGCCAACTACCCCTACCGTGATCCTTTCGGTCGCGAGACGGTCACCTTCGTCCGGGAGTATCGGGTGGGCGGTCGACAGCGTCGCTTCGACGCGACGATGGTCGCCGGCCCCGGGGGAATCGTGGACTACCTCGGCACGCACCAGCATCTCGCCGTCGACCTGGACCTCAGCGCCGAACCTGACGGCTCGCTCCTGCTTCGCAGTGGCGCGCAGCGTTTCCACGAAGGCCTCTTCTCGTTCCGCTTCCCGATGGCCTTCAGCGGCTCCGCGACCCTCCGCGAACGCTACGACGATGCGGACGGCAGATTCCACGTCGACCTGCGCGTGGAGAACACGCGACTCGGCTTCCTGTTCGGGTATCGCGGCAGCTTCACGTGCGAATGGCTACCCGCATCCGACTCGCCGGAACGCTACAAGCCACGCCGGCACGAGCAACGGCTCTGA
- the sepH gene encoding septation protein SepH: MEQLKVIGTEDGRLMLATDDGDRFSLAVDEALRTHLRRLQREAEPRTTRPNPRDIQAHIRAGMTAEDVAQLLNVRVEDVQRFEGPVLAEREHVVGQALAVTVLIGGELDPGAQPTFGNAVRAKLTEAGATGERWTSWKDQNGWTVKLEFTVGEVEHDARWSFDPRRSSLAPQNSDATQLSRQGSLPEGLIPRLRALDSSPQKDATRFDSGTFGPRLVAEPEADLESPEPRPSSSAAVQKAAIKRAPDAPVTSAETADLLEALRRRRGQREPMPGEQTEERSSTPVALFDAPEPEAEPTPADSEKSETEAASEPAPEQTRRRGRTSMPSWDEIVFGARTEDG; this comes from the coding sequence ATGGAACAGCTCAAAGTGATCGGCACCGAGGATGGTCGCCTCATGCTCGCGACCGACGACGGCGACCGCTTCTCGCTCGCCGTCGATGAGGCACTGCGCACCCACCTGCGCCGTCTGCAGCGAGAGGCCGAGCCCCGCACGACACGCCCGAACCCTCGCGACATCCAGGCTCACATCCGCGCCGGAATGACCGCCGAGGACGTCGCGCAGCTTCTGAACGTCCGCGTCGAGGACGTTCAGCGTTTCGAGGGTCCCGTGCTCGCAGAGCGCGAGCACGTCGTCGGTCAAGCCCTCGCCGTGACCGTCCTCATCGGCGGCGAACTCGACCCCGGCGCTCAGCCGACCTTCGGCAACGCGGTTCGCGCGAAGCTCACCGAAGCGGGCGCCACCGGTGAGCGCTGGACGAGCTGGAAGGACCAGAACGGCTGGACCGTCAAGCTCGAGTTCACCGTGGGCGAGGTCGAACACGATGCGCGCTGGTCTTTCGACCCGCGCCGCTCCTCGCTGGCTCCCCAGAATTCGGACGCCACCCAGCTGTCCCGCCAGGGATCACTCCCCGAAGGCCTCATCCCGCGTCTGCGGGCACTCGACTCTTCACCGCAGAAGGACGCGACGCGCTTCGACAGCGGCACTTTCGGCCCCCGTCTGGTCGCAGAGCCCGAGGCCGACCTGGAGTCGCCCGAGCCCCGGCCCTCGTCGTCGGCCGCCGTGCAGAAGGCCGCGATCAAGCGCGCGCCCGACGCCCCGGTGACCTCCGCCGAGACCGCTGACCTCCTCGAGGCCCTGCGGCGTCGACGCGGCCAGCGCGAACCCATGCCCGGCGAGCAGACGGAGGAGCGCTCCTCGACCCCCGTCGCGCTCTTCGACGCCCCCGAGCCGGAGGCTGAACCCACCCCGGCCGATTCCGAGAAGTCCGAGACCGAGGCCGCGTCGGAGCCCGCGCCGGAACAGACGCGGCGGCGCGGCCGCACGTCGATGCCCTCCTGGGACGAGATCGTCTTCGGCGCCCGGACGGAAGACGGCTGA
- a CDS encoding DUF4287 domain-containing protein — MNSHRVVAPVIAPGEKPKGPASYFPSIEKTYGLPVQHWLDIAADSLDTHSHMETVAILKDEHGLGHGHANAIVAYVKAKLAD, encoded by the coding sequence ATGAACTCGCACCGCGTCGTCGCGCCCGTCATCGCCCCGGGGGAGAAGCCGAAGGGGCCGGCATCGTATTTCCCCAGCATCGAGAAGACCTACGGGCTGCCGGTTCAGCACTGGCTCGACATCGCCGCGGACTCGCTGGACACGCACAGCCATATGGAAACCGTGGCCATCCTCAAGGACGAACACGGCCTCGGCCACGGGCACGCCAATGCGATCGTCGCTTACGTGAAAGCGAAGCTCGCGGACTGA
- a CDS encoding DUF4193 domain-containing protein, protein MATDYDAPRKTEDDSESIEALKERVPDKMSGSVDVEDSDNPSGFELPGADLSDVDLDVVVLPPQEDEFTCIECFLVKHRTQIDHQTSIGAICTECAA, encoded by the coding sequence ATGGCCACGGATTACGACGCCCCCCGCAAGACCGAAGACGACAGCGAGTCGATCGAGGCTCTCAAGGAACGCGTCCCGGACAAGATGTCCGGTTCGGTCGACGTCGAGGACTCTGACAACCCGAGCGGGTTCGAGCTTCCCGGCGCAGACCTCTCCGACGTCGACCTCGACGTCGTCGTCCTGCCTCCGCAGGAGGACGAGTTCACCTGCATCGAGTGCTTCCTCGTGAAGCACCGGACCCAGATCGATCACCAGACCTCGATCGGTGCCATCTGCACCGAGTGCGCCGCGTAA
- a CDS encoding SRPBCC family protein, translated as MARRGIHVEVDIAAPMERVWALTQDPASHSRWDLRFSAITPTASASDGIQRFTYERSVLIHTIAGTGVSLGERFRPDGTRTSALRFSTNDRLSPLQSGRGYWRYTPLPNGGIRFVTGFDYDSGWGPIDVVVRPVIGWATAWSFDRLRIWAETGVPPERWPLRSVFAWWRSERPRAARCRRRPPRRHALDSAPATLASLEEPS; from the coding sequence GTGGCTCGGCGCGGCATCCACGTGGAGGTCGACATTGCGGCGCCGATGGAACGCGTCTGGGCCCTGACGCAGGATCCTGCCTCCCACTCGAGGTGGGATCTTCGCTTCTCGGCGATCACCCCGACCGCCTCGGCATCCGACGGCATCCAGCGCTTCACCTACGAGCGTTCCGTTCTCATCCACACCATCGCGGGGACGGGCGTGAGCCTCGGGGAGCGATTCCGCCCAGACGGCACGCGGACCTCCGCCCTCCGCTTCTCGACGAACGACCGGCTTTCGCCACTTCAGAGCGGCCGCGGGTACTGGCGATACACGCCGCTGCCAAACGGCGGCATCCGCTTCGTCACCGGATTCGACTACGACTCCGGATGGGGACCCATCGACGTCGTCGTCCGTCCGGTGATCGGCTGGGCGACGGCATGGAGTTTCGATCGCCTGCGCATCTGGGCCGAGACCGGGGTCCCACCGGAACGGTGGCCATTGCGTTCCGTCTTCGCCTGGTGGCGCAGCGAGCGGCCGCGTGCGGCGCGCTGCAGACGGCGGCCGCCGAGGCGGCATGCTCTCGACAGCGCCCCCGCGACCCTCGCATCCTTGGAGGAACCCTCATGA
- a CDS encoding DUF3159 domain-containing protein, with protein MSTSPDRPEPADPRVSRSDLVPPAAGEPTASDLIGQALGGAAKQAGLDPTDDATTGHVVWRAMGGWRGIAESVLPGLVFVVLFTVTAQDLVLSLVASVGLAAVFTIIRLVQRSPVAAAFGGLVATGAAAALALFTGRGVDNFVPGLITNAAYGTVLLVSALVGWSLIGLAVGFLMNEGTAWRADRRKRRAFFWLTIAWAALFFARLAVQLPLYLSDQTAALGTLKLVMGLPLFAPLVAVTWLAVRALYPRRADVPGES; from the coding sequence ATGAGCACGTCGCCGGACCGTCCGGAGCCGGCAGACCCCCGGGTCTCGCGCTCGGACCTCGTGCCACCTGCCGCGGGGGAACCGACGGCATCCGATCTCATCGGTCAGGCGCTCGGCGGCGCAGCCAAACAAGCCGGGCTGGATCCGACCGATGACGCGACGACGGGCCACGTCGTCTGGCGCGCAATGGGCGGATGGCGCGGTATCGCCGAGTCGGTACTCCCCGGACTCGTGTTCGTGGTGCTCTTCACCGTCACCGCGCAGGACCTGGTGCTCTCGCTGGTCGCGTCCGTCGGGCTCGCCGCCGTCTTCACGATCATCCGCCTGGTGCAGCGCTCGCCCGTGGCGGCTGCCTTCGGCGGGCTCGTCGCGACGGGCGCTGCGGCGGCGCTCGCCCTGTTCACCGGGCGTGGTGTCGACAACTTCGTCCCGGGTCTCATCACGAACGCGGCCTACGGGACAGTCCTCCTCGTCTCCGCTCTCGTCGGCTGGTCGTTGATCGGTCTGGCCGTCGGGTTCCTCATGAACGAGGGCACGGCATGGCGCGCGGATCGCCGCAAGCGGCGCGCATTCTTCTGGCTCACGATCGCCTGGGCGGCGTTGTTCTTCGCCCGCCTCGCCGTTCAGCTTCCGCTCTATCTGTCCGATCAGACGGCGGCCCTCGGCACCCTGAAGCTCGTCATGGGTCTGCCGCTGTTCGCGCCTCTCGTCGCGGTGACGTGGCTCGCGGTGCGGGCTCTCTATCCCCGACGCGCCGATGTCCCCGGAGAGAGCTGA
- the dut gene encoding dUTP diphosphatase yields MMDTVDVPIISAHVPVYAHPGDAGADLVSTEEVRLDPGQRALIGTGVRIALPDGYVAFVVPRSGLAAKHGITVVNSPGTVDAGYRGEIKVTLLNTDASEAFHVAPGDRIAQLIVMPVSRATFLPVDALPDSVRGDGGFGSTGYTTGRPA; encoded by the coding sequence GTGATGGATACCGTGGACGTTCCCATTATCTCGGCTCATGTGCCCGTCTACGCGCACCCCGGTGACGCGGGTGCCGACCTCGTCTCCACCGAGGAGGTGCGGCTCGACCCGGGTCAGCGTGCTCTGATCGGCACGGGTGTGCGCATCGCGCTGCCCGATGGCTACGTCGCATTCGTCGTCCCCCGCAGCGGCCTCGCCGCAAAACACGGCATCACGGTCGTCAACTCCCCGGGGACGGTGGATGCGGGTTACCGGGGCGAGATCAAGGTGACCCTGCTGAACACGGATGCGTCGGAGGCGTTCCACGTCGCCCCGGGCGACCGCATCGCCCAACTCATCGTCATGCCCGTTTCGCGGGCTACCTTCCTCCCCGTCGACGCGCTCCCCGACAGTGTGCGCGGCGACGGCGGATTCGGATCCACCGGCTATACGACAGGACGACCCGCATGA
- a CDS encoding alkaline phosphatase family protein yields MTLSLPVDPPSARSLTGVVPQILASLEGHGDWFPPARSAVVLLVDGLGRANLTARAGYARFLSGRMTKKDAARTVFPSTTAVALTSLLTGEMPGQHGLVGYRVRIPGTDVAPNQLKGWESDGLDPLTWQRSAPILEREAAGGRPCFVVSQPRYAATGFTRALQRGAEFVGASTVAERVERAADLALRHPGALVYAYVPELDTIAHARGWESDEWAAGLELVDGAARSLDAAIGSHAGAIVTADHGIVDVPRHRHILLQDGDELVEGVRIVGGEPRMLHLYAEDGRAEGVLRRWQDAESSRAWVMSRDHAVAAGLFGPSPDSEVLPRIGDVLVAARSAVAYYDDRETDKKPQNMIGQHGSLTEQERVVPLVRLGSFG; encoded by the coding sequence ATGACTCTCAGCCTACCCGTGGACCCGCCGTCGGCCCGGAGCCTCACCGGTGTCGTCCCGCAGATTCTGGCGTCCCTGGAGGGTCACGGCGACTGGTTTCCGCCGGCTCGTTCCGCCGTCGTTCTGCTCGTCGACGGGTTGGGGCGAGCCAACCTGACCGCGCGTGCCGGGTACGCGCGTTTCCTCTCCGGCCGGATGACGAAAAAGGATGCCGCTCGCACCGTCTTCCCCTCGACCACCGCAGTCGCACTCACCAGCCTCCTCACGGGGGAGATGCCGGGGCAGCACGGCCTGGTGGGTTACCGCGTGCGCATTCCCGGGACAGACGTCGCCCCCAACCAGCTCAAGGGGTGGGAGAGCGACGGCCTCGACCCGCTGACCTGGCAACGCAGCGCTCCGATCCTCGAGCGTGAGGCGGCAGGGGGCCGTCCGTGCTTCGTCGTTTCCCAGCCGCGGTACGCCGCGACGGGATTCACCCGGGCCCTGCAGCGCGGCGCGGAGTTCGTCGGTGCGTCGACGGTCGCCGAGCGCGTGGAACGCGCCGCGGACCTCGCGCTCCGGCATCCGGGAGCCCTCGTCTACGCCTACGTTCCTGAGCTCGACACGATCGCGCACGCCCGCGGCTGGGAGAGCGACGAGTGGGCGGCGGGGCTGGAGCTCGTCGACGGCGCGGCGCGGAGCCTCGACGCGGCGATCGGTTCGCACGCCGGTGCTATCGTGACCGCCGATCACGGGATCGTCGACGTGCCGCGACATCGCCACATCCTCCTGCAGGACGGCGACGAGCTCGTCGAAGGCGTCCGCATCGTCGGCGGCGAGCCGCGCATGCTGCATCTCTATGCCGAGGACGGGCGTGCTGAGGGTGTCCTCCGGCGCTGGCAGGATGCCGAGTCCTCCCGAGCGTGGGTGATGTCACGCGACCACGCTGTGGCCGCCGGTCTGTTCGGACCGTCACCCGACTCTGAGGTGCTCCCCCGCATCGGCGACGTGCTCGTCGCGGCTCGCTCCGCGGTCGCGTACTACGACGATCGCGAGACCGACAAGAAGCCGCAGAACATGATCGGCCAGCACGGCTCGCTCACTGAGCAGGAGCGCGTCGTTCCGCTCGTGCGCCTGGGGTCGTTCGGCTGA